One window of Streptomyces sp. SUK 48 genomic DNA carries:
- a CDS encoding DUF5995 family protein, translating into MSQSSPVLGPAGTAGPLDAVVSRMRALAAVLPERDGVAVFNRVYLTVTEDIGRRLGAREFRDPRAAAALDVRFAARYLTAVDAAEADLRPPACWRPLFQLRRHPHVRPLQFALAGVNAHIGHDLALAVVDACRAVGCQPADLADEFDQVGEVLTALEEQVREDLMPGPDLLQLADPLTHLLGAWSLERARDAAWTAARALWALRGSPDIAGEFAERLDAAVGFAGRMLLTPLAC; encoded by the coding sequence ATGTCGCAGTCGTCCCCCGTCCTCGGCCCCGCCGGCACCGCCGGCCCCCTCGACGCCGTGGTCTCCCGGATGCGGGCGCTGGCCGCCGTCCTGCCCGAGCGGGACGGCGTCGCCGTCTTCAACCGGGTGTACCTCACCGTTACCGAGGACATCGGCCGCCGTCTGGGCGCCAGGGAGTTCCGCGATCCCCGGGCGGCCGCGGCGCTGGACGTGCGGTTCGCCGCGCGCTACCTCACCGCCGTCGACGCCGCCGAGGCGGACCTGAGACCGCCCGCCTGCTGGCGGCCGCTGTTCCAGCTGCGCCGCCATCCCCATGTACGGCCGCTCCAGTTCGCGCTGGCCGGTGTCAACGCGCACATCGGGCACGACCTGGCCCTCGCCGTGGTGGACGCCTGCCGCGCCGTCGGCTGCCAACCCGCCGATCTGGCCGACGAGTTCGACCAGGTCGGCGAGGTCCTCACGGCCCTGGAGGAACAGGTCCGCGAGGACCTGATGCCCGGCCCCGACCTGCTCCAGCTCGCCGATCCGCTCACCCATCTGCTGGGCGCCTGGAGCCTGGAGCGCGCCCGGGACGCGGCCTGGACGGCGGCGCGGGCCCTGTGGGCGCTGCGGGGCAGCCCGGACATCGCCGGAGAGTTCGCCGAACGGCTGGACGCGGCGGTGGGGTTCGCGGGCAGGATGCTGCTGACACCGCTCGCGTGCTGA
- a CDS encoding solute carrier family 23 protein: protein MDLGVRWKLHGDGKTPAPGAVVRPDERLSWPRTVGLGAQHVVAMFGASFVAPVLMGLDPNLAIMMSGVATVIFLLATRGRVPSYLGCSLSFVGVAAVIRAQGGTSATVTGATLAVGVVLFLVGLAVQKFGARIIHAAMPPIVTGAVVMLIGFNLAPVTASTYWPQDQWTALLVMLFTGLAVVCLRGFWSRIAIFLGLLFGYGISWVFDRVFGKIHSVGGDGKPTDHWRLDLSGVSKADWIGLPHFHGPSFQWSAILVALPVVIALVAENAGHVKAVGEMTGDPLDDKLGTAISADGVASMLSTAVGGPPNTTYSENIGVMAATRVYSTAAYWAAACFALLFGLCPKFGAIVAAIPGGVLGGITVILYGMIGLLGAQIWLNAKVDLRNPLNLVPAAAGIIIGVGNVSMKFTSNFSLSGIALGTLVVITGYHALRAFAPAHLKQQAPLLDEGTSSYDPESGQSPTTES, encoded by the coding sequence ATGGACCTCGGCGTGCGCTGGAAACTGCACGGTGACGGGAAGACGCCCGCGCCCGGAGCAGTGGTACGGCCCGACGAACGGCTGTCCTGGCCCCGGACGGTGGGCCTCGGCGCCCAGCACGTGGTCGCGATGTTCGGCGCCTCCTTCGTGGCGCCGGTCCTCATGGGCCTGGACCCCAACCTGGCGATCATGATGTCCGGCGTCGCCACGGTCATCTTCCTGCTCGCCACCCGCGGCCGGGTGCCCAGCTACCTCGGCTGCTCGCTGTCCTTCGTGGGCGTGGCCGCCGTCATCCGCGCGCAGGGCGGTACCAGCGCCACGGTGACCGGCGCGACCCTCGCCGTCGGCGTGGTGCTGTTCCTGGTGGGCCTCGCGGTGCAGAAGTTCGGGGCGCGGATCATCCACGCGGCCATGCCGCCCATCGTGACCGGCGCGGTCGTGATGCTGATCGGCTTCAACCTGGCCCCGGTGACCGCCTCCACCTACTGGCCGCAGGACCAGTGGACGGCGCTGCTGGTGATGCTGTTCACCGGGCTCGCGGTGGTCTGTCTGCGCGGCTTCTGGTCCCGGATCGCGATCTTCCTCGGGCTGCTCTTCGGCTACGGCATCTCCTGGGTCTTCGACCGGGTCTTCGGCAAGATCCACTCCGTGGGCGGCGACGGGAAGCCGACCGACCACTGGCGCCTGGACCTCTCGGGCGTCTCCAAGGCCGACTGGATCGGTCTGCCGCACTTCCACGGCCCGTCCTTCCAGTGGTCGGCGATCCTGGTCGCGCTGCCGGTCGTCATCGCCCTGGTCGCGGAGAACGCGGGCCATGTCAAGGCGGTCGGCGAGATGACCGGCGACCCGCTGGACGACAAGCTGGGTACGGCGATCTCGGCCGACGGCGTCGCCTCCATGCTGTCCACCGCGGTGGGCGGCCCGCCGAACACCACGTACTCCGAGAACATCGGCGTGATGGCCGCGACCCGCGTCTACTCCACCGCCGCGTACTGGGCGGCCGCCTGCTTCGCGCTGCTGTTCGGCCTGTGCCCGAAGTTCGGCGCGATCGTGGCCGCCATCCCGGGCGGTGTGCTCGGCGGCATCACGGTCATCCTCTACGGCATGATCGGCCTGCTCGGCGCGCAGATCTGGCTCAACGCCAAGGTGGACCTGCGCAACCCGCTGAACCTGGTGCCGGCCGCCGCGGGCATCATCATCGGCGTGGGCAACGTCAGCATGAAGTTCACCAGCAACTTCTCGCTCAGCGGTATCGCGCTGGGCACCCTGGTCGTCATCACCGGCTACCACGCGCTGCGCGCCTTCGCCCCGGCCCATCTCAAGCAGCAGGCACCGCTGCTGGACGAGGGCACCTCCAGCTACGACCCGGAGTCCGGGCAGTCCCCGACCACGGAGTCGTAA
- a CDS encoding acyl-CoA thioesterase, with the protein MTVEAPSTAAVSHGRLMPVTVHFDDLDALGLLHNARYPLLVERAWTELWHEHGIRFDGDWVAAGDACNAVRDLRIGYEAPVTSPGRYAVHLWLERLGTTGLTYGFRFCSADGAATYARGERVLVRLDATTLRPAPWSEGFRVAARELLRPAD; encoded by the coding sequence GTGACCGTCGAAGCCCCCTCCACCGCCGCCGTCTCCCACGGCCGGCTGATGCCCGTCACCGTCCACTTCGACGACCTCGACGCGCTCGGCCTGCTGCACAACGCCCGCTATCCGCTGCTGGTCGAACGCGCCTGGACCGAGCTGTGGCACGAGCACGGCATCCGCTTCGACGGCGACTGGGTGGCCGCCGGGGACGCCTGCAACGCGGTGCGCGACCTGCGCATCGGCTACGAGGCCCCGGTCACCAGCCCCGGCCGCTACGCCGTGCACCTGTGGCTGGAACGGCTCGGCACCACCGGGCTGACCTACGGCTTCCGGTTCTGCTCGGCGGACGGCGCCGCGACCTACGCCCGGGGCGAGCGGGTGCTGGTGCGGCTCGACGCGACCACCCTGCGCCCGGCGCCGTGGAGCGAGGGCTTCAGGGTCGCGGCCCGGGAGCTGCTGCGGCCCGCGGACTGA
- a CDS encoding MFS transporter: protein MEDLSEVRRARYAVAAVFAVHGAVTGSFATRVPWVQDHASLGTGRLGFALAFTALGASCAMPLAGRISHRFGSRNALRGLIALWTLSLVLPSLAPNLATLCLAMFVYGACAGMADVAMNALGVEVERRLGKSVMSGLHGMWSAGALVGSAAGTLAAHLGADARTHFLLASAVLTVLGVLFCAWVPDIQPTEDEEPPPRFALPPRSALLIGMVGFCAVFAEGASLDWSAVFLRDRLDSSAALAAASTTAFMLTMAVARIAGDAVVNRFGAVRTVRAGGVLAVLGGLLVVLAGQPPVAMGGFALMGLGIAVVVPLCFAAAGHAGPHPSQAIAGVATITYTSGLVAPSLIGGVAQATSLVVSFGVVTVLACGLTVCAGVLRSAERGVGREVSPRAAAAPGPRP from the coding sequence ATGGAGGACCTGAGCGAGGTGCGCCGCGCGCGGTACGCCGTCGCGGCCGTGTTCGCCGTCCACGGCGCCGTGACCGGCTCTTTCGCCACCCGGGTGCCCTGGGTCCAGGACCACGCCTCGCTCGGCACGGGCCGGCTGGGCTTCGCGCTCGCCTTCACCGCGCTCGGCGCCTCCTGCGCGATGCCGCTCGCGGGCCGGATCAGCCACCGCTTCGGCAGCCGCAACGCCCTGCGCGGGCTGATCGCCCTGTGGACCCTCTCCCTCGTGCTGCCCTCCCTCGCGCCGAACCTGGCCACCCTGTGCCTCGCGATGTTCGTCTACGGCGCCTGCGCGGGCATGGCGGACGTGGCGATGAACGCGCTCGGCGTCGAGGTGGAGCGGCGGCTCGGCAAGTCGGTGATGTCCGGCCTGCACGGGATGTGGAGCGCGGGCGCCCTGGTCGGCTCGGCCGCCGGCACCCTCGCCGCCCACCTCGGCGCCGACGCGCGCACCCACTTCCTGCTGGCCTCGGCCGTCCTGACCGTGCTCGGCGTGCTCTTCTGCGCCTGGGTGCCGGACATCCAGCCCACCGAGGACGAGGAGCCCCCGCCCCGGTTCGCGCTGCCGCCCCGCTCCGCGCTGCTGATCGGCATGGTCGGCTTCTGCGCGGTGTTCGCGGAGGGCGCGAGCCTCGACTGGTCGGCGGTGTTCCTGCGGGACCGGCTGGACAGTTCGGCCGCCCTCGCGGCGGCGTCGACCACCGCGTTCATGCTGACGATGGCCGTGGCCCGGATCGCCGGGGACGCGGTGGTGAACCGGTTCGGCGCGGTACGCACGGTCCGGGCCGGCGGCGTGCTGGCCGTCCTCGGCGGTCTGCTGGTCGTCCTCGCCGGGCAGCCGCCGGTGGCGATGGGCGGCTTCGCCCTGATGGGGCTCGGCATCGCGGTCGTCGTACCGCTGTGCTTCGCCGCCGCCGGGCACGCCGGACCCCACCCCAGCCAGGCCATCGCGGGCGTGGCGACCATCACCTACACCTCGGGGCTGGTCGCGCCCAGCCTGATCGGCGGGGTGGCGCAGGCGACCAGCCTGGTGGTCTCGTTCGGCGTGGTGACGGTGCTCGCGTGCGGGCTCACGGTGTGCGCGGGCGTGCTGCGCTCCGCCGAGCGCGGGGTGGGGCGGGAGGTCAGTCCGCGGGCCGCAGCAGCTCCCGGGCCGCGACCCTGA
- a CDS encoding riboflavin synthase → MFTGIVEELGEITAVENLGDASRFRLRGPVVTDGARHGDSIAVNGVCLTVVDHEGDEFTADVMAETLKRSSLGALTTGSRVNLERPTAVGARLGGHIVQGHVDGTGEVLERTASEHWEIVKISLPADLARYVVEKGSITVDGISLTVVDAGSDHFTVSLIPTTLALTTLGVKQPGDPVNLEVDVIAKYVERLLTAGRADGSGQEAGR, encoded by the coding sequence GTGTTCACCGGAATCGTCGAAGAGCTGGGTGAGATCACCGCCGTCGAGAACCTCGGCGACGCCTCCCGCTTCCGGCTCCGCGGCCCCGTCGTCACCGACGGCGCCCGGCATGGCGACTCCATCGCCGTGAACGGAGTCTGTCTCACCGTCGTCGACCACGAGGGCGACGAGTTCACCGCCGACGTCATGGCCGAGACCCTGAAGCGCTCCAGCCTGGGCGCGCTCACCACCGGCTCCCGCGTCAACCTCGAACGCCCCACCGCCGTCGGCGCCCGCCTCGGCGGACACATCGTGCAGGGCCATGTCGACGGCACCGGCGAGGTCCTGGAGCGCACGGCCTCCGAGCACTGGGAGATCGTGAAGATCTCTCTGCCCGCCGACCTCGCCCGCTACGTGGTCGAGAAGGGCTCCATCACCGTCGACGGCATCAGCCTCACCGTCGTGGACGCCGGGTCCGACCACTTCACCGTCAGCCTCATCCCCACCACCCTCGCCCTGACCACGCTCGGCGTGAAGCAGCCCGGCGACCCGGTCAACCTCGAGGTGGACGTCATCGCCAAGTACGTCGAGCGCCTCCTCACGGCGGGCCGCGCCGACGGGAGCGGACAGGAGGCCGGCCGGTGA